In Juglans regia cultivar Chandler chromosome 5, Walnut 2.0, whole genome shotgun sequence, the following are encoded in one genomic region:
- the LOC109003774 gene encoding proliferating cell nuclear antigen-like, giving the protein MLELRLVQGSLLKKVMEAIKDLVNDANFDCSATGFSLQAMDSSHVALVSLLLRSEGFEHYRCDRNISMGMNLNNMSKMLKCAGNDDIITIKADDGSDTVTFMFESPTQDKISDFEMKLMDIDSEHLGIPEAEYHAIVRMPSAEFARICKDLSSIGDTVVISVSKEGVKFSTRGDIGTANIVCRQNTTVDKPEEATIIEMNEPVSLTFALRYMNSFTKGTPLSNMVTISLSSELPVVVEYKIAEMGYIRFYLAPKIEEDEDETRPQA; this is encoded by the exons ATGCTCGAACTCCGGCTAGTCCAGGGTTCGCTCCTGAAGAAAGTTATGGAGGCCATCAAGGACCTGGTGAATGATGCCAACTTCGACTGCTCTGCTACCGGGTTCTCGCTCCAGGCCATGGACTCGAGCCACGTCGCGCTGGTGTCTCTGCTCCTTAGATCCGAGGGCTTCGAGCACTACCGCTGCGACCGCAACATCTCCATGGGCATGAACCTCAACAACATGTCCAAGATGCTCAAGTGCGCTGGCAACGATGACATCATCACCATCAAGGCCGACGATGGCAGCGACACCGTCACCTTCATGTTTGAGAGCCCTA CTCAAGACAAAATTTCTGATTTTGAAATGAAACTGATGGACATCGATAGTGAGCATCTTGGAATTCCAGAGGCAGAATACCATGCTATTGTTAGAATGCCTTCAGCCGAGTTTGCTAGGATTTGCAAAGATCTCAGCAGCATTGGTGATACTG TTGTCATCTCTGTGAGTAAGGAAGGTGTGAAGTTCTCCACAAGAGGTGATATTGGAACTGCAAACATTGTTTGCAGGCAAAACACCACAGTAGACAAG CCAGAAGAAGCAACGATCATTGAGATGAATGAGCCAGTATCATTGACATTTGCGCTGAGATACATGAATTCCTTTACAAAGGGAACACCTTTATCGAACATGGTTACAATTAGCTTGTCTTCAGAGCTGCCTGTCGTGGTTGAATACAAGATTGCAGAGATGGGCTACATTAGGTTCTACTTGGCTCCTAAGATAGAAGAGGATGAAGACGAGACGAGGCCTCAAGCTTAG